In the Flavobacterium sp. 90 genome, AATGCGCCATTTCGACAATTTTTTTAGCAGGAGTTACAGTTCCTAATGCATTTGAAACTTGTGTAAAAGCAACCAAACGTGTTTTAGGATTCAGCAATTTTGCATATTCATCAAGTAGAATTTGACCGTCATCATCTACCGGAATTACACGAAGTTTCAATCCTTTTTTATCAGCTAATCTTTTCCACGGAACAATATTAGCATGATGTTCCAGATTACTTACTATGATTTCGTCTCCGGCAACCAGATTATGATCTCCCCAGCTTTGTGCAACCAAATTTATACCTTCTGTGGCACCGCGAACAAATACAATTTCGTTTACAGAAGTCGCATTTAAAAAAGTTTTTACTTTTTCGCGAGCAGCTTCATAAGCATCAGATGCACGAGCAGCAAGTTCATGTGCAGCACGGTGAATATTCGAGTTTTCATGTTCATAGAAATACGCAATACGATCAATTACCGATTGTGGTTTTTGAGTCGTTGCCGCATTATCAAACCAAACTAAAGGTTTTCCGTTTACTGTTTCACGTAGAATCGGGAAATCTTTCTTGATTAATTCTGCATTAAAATTAGTACCTATAATTCCGTTCAGTTCTGTTGATCCAAGAGTGCTTCGTACAATTGCATTTGGACTTTTTTTATCAAAAACAAAAGGATTCTGATCTAAGAAATAATAGTTATTTCCAGGTCCATTTCCACTTGATGGAGAAATATCACGTCTTTTAAATTGCGTATCAACCGTTGCCAAAGCTGCTTGTAATTCAATTTCAAAAGAAGAATTTTCGGTTTGAAAAGGCAAATATTGATTGTTCAGCAATAAATCAGAGAAAAATTTATCTTCGGTCAATTGTGGTGAACCTCCATTTTTTAAATTATGATCATAAAAACCAGTCTGCGGATCGTTCATATTCAGATTATAATCTTCCTGAATTCCTGACGTTGTAACACCGCTTTGAGGATCAAATCCCGCTCCGGCATTTGGATATAAAGCCGAGGCACCAGTATTACTTCCATAATTAGTAACAGTTGGCGTTACTCCAAAACCAGTGAAGGAATTAGGAGTTGGCGCTATATTTACCGGATTTTGCGTTGGGATTGGCGCTAATATATTAGCGCCGCCCGATTGCAATAACGTTTCGGCAATTTTAGTCGCACGAGGATGTTCGCTTTTATCCGGACTCAACGAAATCTCTTTCGGGAATTCGTTGGGTAAAGCCTTGAACAATTCGTTTGCCAAATTTTGCAAATCGTCAATGTTAGGTAAACCGTTGTTGTTAGTATTTATACTCATGATACTTTCCTATTTCTACATCTTCAAGAACTGCGATGGCGTCATCTACTAAAACTGCTAGTGAGCAATATAGAGATACAAGATAAGAAGCGATTGCTTTTTCATTTATTCCCATAAAACGAACTGATAATCCAGGAGATTGTTCGCCTTGTAAACCTGGCTGAATAAGTCCGATAACGCCCTGACGGCTTTCTCCGGTTCTTAAAAGTATGATTTTTGATTTACCATTTACGATTGGCAATTTATCCGATGGAATAAGCGGAATTCCTCTCCAGGTTAAAAATTGTGATCCAAATAAAGAAGTTGTTGGAGGCGGAACACCACGACGTGTACACTCACGACCAAAAGCTGCAATTGCCAATGGATGTAAAAGGAAGAAACCTGGTTCTTTCCAGACTTTAGTCAATAATTCGTCTAAATCATCTGGAGTTGGCGCGCCAGTTCTTGTTTTTATGATTTGAGAAGGAGCAACGTTGCTCAATAAACCATAATCTTTATTATTGATTAATTCGCTTTCCTGACGTTCTTTGATTGTTTCAATTGCTAAACGAAGCTGCTCAGAAATTTGATTGTATGGTTTGCTGTATAAGTCCGAAACACGTGTATGTACTTCTACAATAGTTTGAACGGCAGCAAGATTATATTCTCTTGGATTCTCAATATAATCGACAAAAGTATTAGGTAAAATTCTTTCGTCTCTTGCAGAACAATCTACTTCAATATGAGTTCCGTCTTTTACTTTATTCAAACGGAAAACTCCTGATTCTACAGGAACCCAATGTAAAAGATGTGTTAGCCAACGTGGAGATATTGTCCCGATTTGCGGAACCGAACGTGTCGCAATTGCTAATTGTCTTGCTGCTACATCGCCTAATGCGGTTTGTTGTTGTTTAGATTCAGCCATGATTTAATGGTTTAAAGGTTAATTTATTTTTTGTTTAAAAGATATAATAGGTCTTCAATAGCATAGCCTATTTTTATTAATGCAAATCAATAGTTTAATGTGCCTTTAGGTACTAAATATCGGTAGTAATTAGTTTAAAAATACATCGGCGTGCCGTAGGTACGCAACAAAATGATCATTATTGCGTACCTACGGCACGCTTAAATTGATTTCAATTCCTGTTTTCTACCAATATTTAGTACCTAACGGTACAAAAAATATGCTTTCAATCCTTGATTTGAATTAAAAGTAAATTTATATTAAAGATAAAAATTTCTAAAAGTAAAAGATGTTTAATTTACTTTAAAAAACTCTTAAGTTGTTGAATTTCATAACTAAGAAAAGAACCCAAATAATTCTTCAACCGAAAGATATCGTTCTCCCGTATCATAATTAAAAGTCAGAATCACAGAACCCTGTGGAATGTCTTTTAATTTTTTTGAAACTCCTGCAAGAGCCGCTCCTGTTGAAACTCCGCCAAAAATTCCTTCTTTTTGTGTTAGTTTTTTAGCAAAATTAAAAGCATCATTTTTTTCAACGGTAATAATTTCATCCACATATTCTCTATTGAAAACTTCTGGAATAAATCCTGCGCCAATTCCCTGTAAAGGATGTGGAGCTGGAATTCCTCCGCTCAAAACCGGAGATAAAGCAGGTTCTACCGCAATAGTTTTAAGATTTGGAAAATGTTGTTTTAATATTTTAGAAACTCCAGTAATATGTCCGCCTGTTCCAACGCCTGTAATCAGATAATCAATTCCGTCCGGAAAATCGGCAAGGATTTCCTGAGCCGTTGTTCTTTCGTGAACTTCAACATTGGCAGGATTTGTAAATTGGGAAGGTAAAAAAGCATTGTTAATAGTTGCCGCTAATTCCTTTGCTTTTTCAACCGCACCCGAAGTTCCTTTTTCTCTTGGAGTCAAAACATATTCGGCACCATAAGCTTCAATGATTTTTCGGCGTTCAACGCTCATTGATTCCGGCATTACAATAATAACTTTATAGCCTTTTACGGCTGCGACCAGTGAAAGCCCGATTCCTGTATTACCCGAAGTTGGCTCTATAATAATTGAATCAGGATTTAAAAGACCTCTTTTTTCAGCATCTTCAATCATTGCCAATGCAATTCTATCTTTGATACTTGAACCCGGATTTGATTTTTCGAGTTTAATCCAAACCTCGTGGTCCGTAAAAAGTTTGTTCAGTTTAATATGGGGCGTGTTCCCAATGGTTTCTAAAATGTTTTGGTATTTCATGTTTGATATTTTTGATATTTTGGTTTTGGTATATTCTATATAGAATAAAAAATCGGTTCGGGAAATGGATTATTGTCCTTGATCTTCATTTCATTTTTATGATAAACCACTGAATTTGATGGAATCGTGTACGTAAGCCAAACATTTCCGCCAATAAGCGAATCGTGTCCAATAGTTGTTTGCCCGCCCAGAATCGTGCTATTTGCATAAATAATCACGTTATCCTCAATGGTCGGATGCCTTTTTATAAACGCTTCTTCCTTTTTTACACTCAAAGCACCAAGCGTCACGCCTTGGTATATTTGAACATTATTTCCGATAATCGCTGTTTCACCAATAACAATTCCGGTTCCGTGATCTATGGCAAAATCTTCTCCTATTTGTGCTCCCGGATGAATTTCTATGCTCGTTTTTATGTGTGCATATTCAGATATGGTTCTGGCAAGAAGTTTTAAATCCTGCTCCCATAATTGATGTGAAAAACGATAAATAGAAATAGCGAAAAACCCGGGATACGAATACAAAACTTCTGCAAGAGTTTTGGCAGCGGGATCTTTGGCAAAAATTGTCTGAGCGTCGTTTAGCGCTTTTTTATGTAAATAAGGTATCGCTTCAAAGAACGTTTTGGTTTGTTGTTTACTATTTTCGTCTTTAGGTGCAAAATCTAAAACAAGCTCGTCGAATTGCTTTTCTAATTCATCAATTTTATTTTCAATCGTCGTCAAGCATCCAAATGATTTTGAAGTGTTTGAAAATAATATGGCGAATAACTCATCAATAAATTTATGAATTAATTTCTTCTCAGGAAGAATTAATAATTGTTGATGTTGTTTTGCTATTTCTTGATAAAATGAATTCATAATCGATTTATTTTAGGATTAGAAAATGCTTATTGTTTTTTTAAAAGTGCTCCGCCTGGCATTACTTCAGGTTTCAATTTGAATTTACTGTATTCTACAACTCCTGTTTTATCTGCCCAATCAAAATACGAAGCCGAAAGTTTGTTTACAATTCCCGGATTTTGCTGTGCCACATTTGCGGTTTCGCCTCTGTCTGTTTCGATATTGTAAAGTTCCCATTCGTAAGATGGATAAGTCGAAACCAATTTCCATTTGCCATCCCTAACCGCTCTGTTTCCCGCTCTTTCCCAGAATAATGGTGCGCCTCTATCGACCTGAGAAACATTATTAAATAAAACAGGCAACAAACTGCTTCCAACCAAGGGGTTTGTCGTCACACCATTATATTCTTTGGGATATTCGATTCCGGCTAATTCATAGAAAGTAGGAGCGAGGTCAATAATATGTCCGGTTCCCTTATCAATTCGGCCAGCTTTAATTTTTGATGGAAACCACGCAATAAACGGAGAACTGAATCCGCCTTCGTGCATATTGTTTTTATATTGTTGTAAAGGTGTATTCGATAAATATGCCCAGTTTTGTTCCTGATAATCAAACGATCCAGAAGTTCCAACTGGTCCGTCATTTCTAACAAGTCCTCTTCCTAAAGGATTATAAGTATTAAATCCGCCTTGAGCGCCATTATCGGAAATGAAAATAATCAGCGTGTTTTTATCTTTTTTTAAAGCTTTTAGTTTGTCTAAAACTTTCCCCACATTCTGATCCATATTATCGACCATTGCGGCGTAAACTTCCATTTTGGCTTTCCAGAATTGTTTTTCGTCATACGATAATTTATTCCATTCCGGAACCTCAGGATCTCTTGGTGCAACAGTTTGATCAGCTGGTAAAATGCCGTTTGCTTTTAGTTTTTCAATCCTTTTTTCTCTAAGAATATCCCAGCCTTCATCAAATTTCCCTCTGTATTTGGCAATATCTACAGGTTTTGCCTGCAAAGGCCAATGTGGAGCTGTAAAAGCGAGGTATAAAAAGAAAGGTTTATTTTCTTTGTTTTGTTCGTCTAAAAAAGTCACAGCATTATTCCCAATTTCATCTGTAAAATAATATGAATCATCTTTTGGATGTAATTCTTCGTTATTGCGAATTAATTTTACCGGATAAGGTGTTTTCCCGAAGGGCAAAGGTTTTGTATCAAAATAATTTGAAGCGCCTTTTAAGATTCCGTAAAATTTATCAAAACCTCTCTGATTTGGCCATTGCGCCTGATCTTCAGAACCTACGTGCCATTTTCCCGAAAGTAAAGTGCTGTAACCACCGGAACGAAAAACTTCACCTAAAGTCAAAGATTCTTTATTTAGATAACCTTGATAAGCTGGTAATCCCAAATTGACATCAAAAAATCCCATTCCCGCTTTATGCTGATATTGTCCCGTTAATAAAGATCCTCTTGTAGGCGCGCAAATCGAGTTATTGTAAAATTCGCGTAGACGTAAACCTTCAGTAGCAAGTTTATCCAAATTAGGTGTTTTAATTTCTGAACCATAATTTCCTAAATCAGAATATCCCATATCATCTACCAGAATTAAAATAATATTTGGTTTTGATGAGGTAGTTTGGGCGTGGCTAAAAGAGCCAAATGTGATTAAGAGATTAAGGGTAATAAATGCTTTTTTCATTTTGTTTTTTAGATATAATTCAACAACTCTTTTGATACAAATTTTGTAACAAACAGTGTTTTATAATTGGCAATAAGAGATTTTTGGTATTTTGAAAAGATTCGATTTCCCCTTTTATATTAGAAATAAAATCCAGCGCTAAGCGAAATTATAATAGCAGAATTAGCAACAGATACACATATAACAAAAGTTGTTATAGATGTGTTTTTTTGGAAGAATGGAATACGATATGCTTTCTGTTGTTTTCAAAATTTAGTTTGTTTGGTTTAAATGATATTTTAAAACTCTACTAATTCTATAGACAAAGTTAAATTTAAAATAAAGAAATCCAAATAAATCTGTAGTTATTTTTTTGAAGAGTAGGAGCGTTGTTGCTTTTTGTTGTTTTAATGTGTTGATTTTTAATTATTTGTTGTTGTTTTTGGGGAAATAAAAAAGCAAGCGAAAAATGTGATTTTAAATACATTTCTTACTTGCTTTAAATATTAATTTTGATAAAAATGTCAATTCTTTGCGTTTCAACGGATTAAAATCCGTTGCTACAATATGAATCGTTCCTCTGGAACTTTATATAGAATCTTTTTAATCTTTGGCTTTAAAAAAGATTAACGGCAAAGATTTTAAAACGCAGAGTTCGCAAAGCGTTATTAATTTTCCTTTGCGAGCTTTGCGTAAACCTTAGCGTTTTTTGCGGTTAAATCAGCATCACGTTACGAAAATACTTTATTCTAAAATGAACTTATATAACTTATATGGTAAAAAAACTATTTACTAAATAACAAAAAGGCAATAATCAAAGTAACAATAACATTGAATAATTGCGCTATTAAAAACGCATACAAAGGCTTTCGACTATTATTACTCAACAAATCTTTAAAATTAGTTTCTAAGCCAATACTCGTAAAAGCTAATGCAAACCAAATTCCCTGAAGATTTTTTAAGCTATCTTTTACTTCGTCACGAACTTCAGGAGTAATTAAGAACGAAAATATCAATGAAGCCAAAATAAAACCAATAACGAACTTAGGAAATCGTTCCCATATTACGCTTAATGTTGGTTTTGATTCTATAGCTTCCGCCGATTTATTATGAGTATACGTCCAATAAACGGAAATTGCAAAAGCAGCTATTCCTAACAAAACATTTTGAGAGAATTTTACAATTGTACTAATTTTCAAAGCTGTTTCGCCAACCAAAGAACCAGAAGCGACAACGGCTCCGGATGTATCGATACTTCCGCCAAGCCATGCTCCGGTAACTTCTTCGGGGAAATTGAAGTATTTGGCAATTATAGGCATGAAAATCATCATGGGAATCGCCGTTACCAAAACAATCGAAATAACATAAGACAGTTTTTTTGAATCACCTTTAATCGCGCCTGAAGTGGCAATTGCAGCAGAAACTCCGCAAATGGAAACAGCGCTCGAAATCATCATCGTTAATTCATCGTCGACTTTTAGTTTTTTGCACAGCCAAAAAGCAAAATACCAAACGGATAATACAACGACTAAAGCCTGAATTAATCCCAAAGAACCTGCTTTTAGAATGTCTGAGAAAATAACGCTGGTTCCTAATAAAACCAATCCAATTTTGACAAATACTTCTGTAGAAAGCGCAGATCGAAACCAATCCGGAAGTTGAAAGAAATTACCAATTGCGAGACCAATCGCTAAACTGAAAATTACAGCTTCGAGATTAAGTCCTTTTACTCCAGTATTTCCAGCAATAATAAGTGCAATAACGGTTAATATATAAACGATTGGAAAACCCAATAAAAAGTGTTTTACAGATTTTCCGATTAAGAAAGCGCCGAAAGTTCCGATAGAAATGAAATATAAAAATTGTAATCCGAGGATCTTTAAGTTTTCAAAATCGAATACATCTTGGAATAAATCGGTTCCGTTTGACCATTTGAAAACAGGAATCTCAGGAAGAAAAACAAAAAGAGAAATCCCGATGATTATAAAACCGAGAATTACGACAGTCCAGTCTTCGTGAATGTTGAATGATTTGGTTGGGGTTGACATTGTATTATTTTATTATCCTAACAGGTTTTTAAAACCTGTTAGGTATTTATTAGTTTATGGATAAATTTTTGTTTTGAATAGCCTCCAACTTTACCTGGAGTATATATATATATATTGTAATTGACATTGGCTTTAGTCGAATTTTTATATTGTGATTTTCGCTGACTTTAAAACTAAATACCTAACAGGTTTTAAAAACCTGTTAGGATATGAGAAGAACTATAAATCGACAAAATATTTTTGCTTGCCAAAATCAAATTCGTAATGTGTTAGATTTGGCCATAAAGGATTTACCAGACCTTTTTCCCAGTTTTGTAAAGCAAGGTGTAGTTCCTTCACTTTTTCCGGATTTTTTTGAGCAAGATCTGTTGTTTCAGATTTATCTGTAGCCAAGTTATAAAGCCATTCTTCGTGTGTTTTTCCGCTGATGATTAATTTCCAATCTCCGCTTCTGACGGCTTTTGCGTCGCCGGAACGCCAGTACAAAGTTTTGTGTGCTTCTTTATTTTTATTTACGGTACTTACAAGATCTACGCCATCATAAACGCGGTCTTTTGGCAAATCAGAATGGATTGCAGCAGCAATTGTACTGAAAATATCCAATGTACTTACCGGAGTTTTATAGATAGTATGAGGTTTAATTTTTCCTTTCCACGAAAGTGCAAACGGAACATTTACACCGCCTTCAAAATGAGAAAACTTTCCAGCTTTTAATGGCGCATTTGTAGTTGCAAAAGTATAATCGGCGCCACCATTGTCACTCGCAAAAAAGATCAGAGTATTATCTTCAAGACCTTCTTTTTTGACTTTGGCTCTGATTCTTCCCACGGCATCATCTAAGGCGCTAATCATGGCAAAATAAACACGTTTGTTTTCGTCTTTTACATTAGGAAAACGATCGTAATATTTCTTACGAACCTGAAATGGCGTATGAGGCGCATTAAAAGGAACATATAATAAGAAAGGTTTGTTTTTATTTCTATCAATAAAAGCTTCAGCTTCATCAGCAAATGTCTCTGTTAGATAGGCTTTATTGTGAATAATTGTAGTATTACGACGAATTTGTCCGATCCCGACGCGGCCATTTCCCCAAATCATTTTATCGGTAAAATCTTTATGATGATGGTTGATAATATCCGGATTATCATCTTCTGGAGTATAAAGCGAAAATGCTTGATAAAACCCATAATGGTAATCGAAACCTCTGTCTAAAGGAAAAAATCCTTTGTTGTGACCCAAATGCCATTTTCCAATAATTGCTGTACTATAACCTTCTCTTTTGGCAAGATCTGCAAACGTAATTTCAGATTGTGGCAAACCTTGTGTAGCTATAGAAGCTTCGTTTGGATAATTAATTTTTGGATTTAGTCTCCAATTATTGGTATTGATTAAATATTTGAATCCGTAATATTCAAGATTGTTTTTTGGATAGCGATCTCCGGGTTGAAATTCATGTCCAAAACGTTCCTGATAACGTCCAGTCAGAATTCCAGCACGAGAAGGCGAACAAATAGAAGCAGAAACATATCCGTCCTGAAAAGTCACTCCTGAAGCCGCCAAAGAATCTATTTGCGGTGTTGGTGTTGATTTTCCTCCGTATAACGAAATGTCATATTTCCCTAAATCGTCAGCAAGAATAATAATGATATTTGGCTTTTTGAAGGAACTTTCTGTGGGAACTTTCTCTGCTAGAAATTCCTTTTTTCCTTCAAGTAATTTTTGATCGGGTTTTATCAAGGTTCCATCTGTATTTATTGGCCAGAATAAAAATACCGCCAATAGAAAAATAATCGCAACTATTGGAAGGATAATCTTTTTTGCTTTGGATAATGCCATGGTTTGGTTTTTGGTTTTTTGGAAATGATGTAGTTAACGACAATCTTTGTTAAAGTTAAATAATTTTGCAAAGACTTTCATATTAGGTTATTATGTGAATTTTTGTCATTTCGACGGAGGAGAAATCACACATCTAGCTCGACAAAGATTGTCAACATTCTTTGTCTAGCTACTTGTGGAGATCCCTCGTTCCTCGGGATGACAAAAATGGAGATTATGACTGCGAGAGCTTTGTCAAAGTTTTGAACTTTTACAAAGCTTACACTCTGTGACAATGATTGAGATTATTTCGAAGCCAAAGCCACATCAACATCGTTTTTCAAATCTCCTAAACCTTCTTTTTTGAAAACAATCTTTCCGTCTTTGTATAAAATCAAAGTTGGGAAAACTTTTACTGTTTTTAAATCAGCGATTACTTGTGGACTATCTTCCAGATCGATTTCTACGACTTTAAGATTGCTTCCGTATTGTGCTTTTATAGTTTCTAAAACTGGCTTCACTTTTTTGCAAGCACCACAATATATCGAACCAATATCTACTAAAACATCTTTGTTTTCAGCAATGATTTTTTTGTATTCGGCTAAGGTTAATTTACTTTTAGAATTAGCATAAAAAGGCTTTCCGTTTCCAATCCAGTTGGCGATTCCGCCTTCAAGACTATAAGCTTCTCTGAAACCGTTTTTTAATAAAGCTTCTGCTAACCACACACTTCTTCCGGCGCCAATAGAGTAGGTAAATACCGGTTTTGTTTTGTCTAATTTTGCTACTTGAGCAGCATAATCTTTAAACTCTAAATTAAAATTTACAGCACCATTTATATGGTTTAAGGCAAATTCTTCGGGACCACGAGCATCAATTATTTGAGGCTTTTTCTCGGCTTTAATTTTAGTATAATACACGTCTAATGAAACCGTTGTTGGACTTTTTTCTTGTGAAAAACCTACGATTGATAGAAACAGTATTAGGGCTGTAATACTGTTTCTTATTATTTTATTTTTTTTCATGGTAGTATTAAGATTAAACTTGCTCTAAAACCGGAGTTTGTTCAGCAATTTCGACTGTTTTGGCTTTTAATGGAAACGCAATTACACCTTCGGCAAGTGGAGATCCTTCTTTTTTAGATTTGAATATTGGCCATAAAAATTGTGCGTACCATTCTTCTTGTTTGTATGATTTTGTTCCGTATGATTCTGGGAATTTACGCGTGATTAACCCAGTTCCGAAAATAACATCCCAGATAAAAAACATATTTCCGAAGTTTCCTTTAAAGTGTCCAACTCCGTCACCGCTTGTATCTGCGTGATGCGCATGATGTGTTGCAGGAGTAGAAATCAAGCGTTCTAAAACCCATGCAATCGGATGTAAAACTTTATATTTATAAAACGGTTTGTCCCACGCAAGGCTAGAATGCGCTCCTAAAGTGATGATACTTTTGATTACCAAAACAAACAAAGCAGGCAATCCTAAACCTAAATACGTTAAAGTTGCAGTCAAATAAATCTGAGAAAAGAAAACCGTATAAATAAAGTTTTGTCTCGATGCCATCGCCATTCCCATATATGGAGCCGAATGGTGCGTTCTATGAAATCTCCATAAAAATGGTACTTGATGATGCAAACGGTGGTACCAATATTGCGTTAAATCATCGGCAATTGCAATAAGGAAAAATCCTCCCCAAAACGGAACCCATGATAATGTATTAGCCAAATTCGGAATTAAATATGGTAAAGCAGTCAAGCTGAAAAATGCAATTACAGGCGGTAAAAGCAATTTTGGAGCAAGAAAACAAATGATATCTATTTTACGTTCCTGACCAGTCCATTGGTCGTCGTATAAACCTGCACCAAATTCAATAACTCCCAGAACAAGCATGAAAACGGTTAATCCCCAAGTTCTGATGTGTTCGAATGCGGGTTTCGAAAATTCTAAAAATGATGGTAATGCAATGTGCGATTCTGCTACAACACCATTCGTTAATTTAAAATAAAGGAAAATTGCCAATACAGGCAAAGTGTATATTAAAAGACTGATAAATAAATCTTTTGTTAGTTTTTCTTTTTGAACTATTGCCATGATTTCTTATTTTAAAAATTGATTAATTAGTGCTAAACCTCCCGCCAATATTACTAGCGGAACTAAAAAAACGATCGCTCCCACGATAATTTTTTTTCCTATAATTTCATAGTCTACTCGTTTCATAATTGGTAAATTTTGGTGTGTTGTTCTTTTTTAAATATTTTATAATCTATTATGATAGATGTATTTAAGCTAATAAAATGTAAAAATAAAAAATAAAACTTCTAACTCTATAGATATAGTAGAGTTTTATTTAATTGTTTTTAATAAAATTTGTTATAATCCTTATTTTACCTTCTGAATAGTTGGAAGTGTATCAACAGTTAAGTTGTTTCTAAGTGTATCAGATGGTAAATACAAACGAATGATTAAAGTTACTTTTTCGACATTGGTAATTGGCAGCCAGTTTTCTTTTTTCTCCGTTCCCGATAGATTGATTTTATAAGAAGTACTATCCGTTTCGTACTTTACATTTTCAAGATTATAACTATATTTGTTGTTTGGATTTTTAATTAAAAACCCATTTTTATCATAAGCAGTAATACTCCAATATTTAGCATCCAGTTTTTTTCCGCTTATGATATAATCAGCTTTAGGATCTAATGCGTTTCCTTCGCTATCAGTACTTGTGCTTACATAAATCACTTCTTTTTTGGTCAAAGCATAAGGTCCATAAACTGCCACTTGTGCAATTGTCAGCAAATCGGCGGTGTTAAGATCTTTGTCTTTATCAACCGTTTGCCAATTCCCAATGATACGTTGCGAATCGCTTTTGCCGGATTTAATGTTGTAAACACCAACGGCACTTCCCAATACAATAGACAAAATAATCAATGCTACCGCAAGTCCTATTGTTTTAATTTTTTGATTTAAAGCCATTTTTATTTGATTTTAAGTTGAATATTTTGTTTTTTTCTTCGCTTTGTCAAAGTTTTAAACTTTGACAAAGCTTCTACTATGCGTATTTTTTTGAAGCCTTTCTTTTGCGCATTTTTGTCATTCCGAGGAACGAGGAATCTCCGCAAGTAGCTCCGCTTAGAAATTCATCAAACTTTGTCGAGTTACTTGTGGAGATTCCTCGTTCCTCGGAATGACAAACTTCGAGTTGAAGTTTTTACTTCACCAATTTCTCTACCGTAACTCCATGCTGCAATTCAGCCAAAGTCTTTACCGGATATGCTTTCGAAACTAAATAGCGAAACAAAATCAATCCTTTTGTTGTTGGACTATAGATGATTTTCTCTTTCGGAATATTTTTCAATACTTCTGATGTACTTCCTTCCAGAGCTAAATAATATTCGAATTTTGCTTTTACCTGTTCTTCATTCTGAACAAAATAATTAGTGGTGTTTTCCTGATAAGCCGAGATAGACCAATAAGTAGAATCCGGAACTGTTCCTGAGATTTTCAATACCTGATCGTTTAAATCATAATTAATTGTAGAATACAAAAAGTCGGGATTTGGTAACGGAATCACTCTGCTATTTTCAGCATCAGGCTGATTTCCAAATTGAG is a window encoding:
- a CDS encoding DUF1214 domain-containing protein → MALNQKIKTIGLAVALIILSIVLGSAVGVYNIKSGKSDSQRIIGNWQTVDKDKDLNTADLLTIAQVAVYGPYALTKKEVIYVSTSTDSEGNALDPKADYIISGKKLDAKYWSITAYDKNGFLIKNPNNKYSYNLENVKYETDSTSYKINLSGTEKKENWLPITNVEKVTLIIRLYLPSDTLRNNLTVDTLPTIQKVK
- a CDS encoding sterol desaturase family protein, producing MAIVQKEKLTKDLFISLLIYTLPVLAIFLYFKLTNGVVAESHIALPSFLEFSKPAFEHIRTWGLTVFMLVLGVIEFGAGLYDDQWTGQERKIDIICFLAPKLLLPPVIAFFSLTALPYLIPNLANTLSWVPFWGGFFLIAIADDLTQYWYHRLHHQVPFLWRFHRTHHSAPYMGMAMASRQNFIYTVFFSQIYLTATLTYLGLGLPALFVLVIKSIITLGAHSSLAWDKPFYKYKVLHPIAWVLERLISTPATHHAHHADTSGDGVGHFKGNFGNMFFIWDVIFGTGLITRKFPESYGTKSYKQEEWYAQFLWPIFKSKKEGSPLAEGVIAFPLKAKTVEIAEQTPVLEQV
- a CDS encoding sulfatase-like hydrolase/transferase, giving the protein MALSKAKKIILPIVAIIFLLAVFLFWPINTDGTLIKPDQKLLEGKKEFLAEKVPTESSFKKPNIIIILADDLGKYDISLYGGKSTPTPQIDSLAASGVTFQDGYVSASICSPSRAGILTGRYQERFGHEFQPGDRYPKNNLEYYGFKYLINTNNWRLNPKINYPNEASIATQGLPQSEITFADLAKREGYSTAIIGKWHLGHNKGFFPLDRGFDYHYGFYQAFSLYTPEDDNPDIINHHHKDFTDKMIWGNGRVGIGQIRRNTTIIHNKAYLTETFADEAEAFIDRNKNKPFLLYVPFNAPHTPFQVRKKYYDRFPNVKDENKRVYFAMISALDDAVGRIRAKVKKEGLEDNTLIFFASDNGGADYTFATTNAPLKAGKFSHFEGGVNVPFALSWKGKIKPHTIYKTPVSTLDIFSTIAAAIHSDLPKDRVYDGVDLVSTVNKNKEAHKTLYWRSGDAKAVRSGDWKLIISGKTHEEWLYNLATDKSETTDLAQKNPEKVKELHLALQNWEKGLVNPLWPNLTHYEFDFGKQKYFVDL
- a CDS encoding DUF1254 domain-containing protein — its product is MAAVKPLIKKGLFALVLVVIAVSFYYLTIWVTPYYVQKKFAEKSLGVINTPQFGNQPDAENSRVIPLPNPDFLYSTINYDLNDQVLKISGTVPDSTYWSISAYQENTTNYFVQNEEQVKAKFEYYLALEGSTSEVLKNIPKEKIIYSPTTKGLILFRYLVSKAYPVKTLAELQHGVTVEKLVK
- a CDS encoding putative sulfate exporter family transporter gives rise to the protein MSTPTKSFNIHEDWTVVILGFIIIGISLFVFLPEIPVFKWSNGTDLFQDVFDFENLKILGLQFLYFISIGTFGAFLIGKSVKHFLLGFPIVYILTVIALIIAGNTGVKGLNLEAVIFSLAIGLAIGNFFQLPDWFRSALSTEVFVKIGLVLLGTSVIFSDILKAGSLGLIQALVVVLSVWYFAFWLCKKLKVDDELTMMISSAVSICGVSAAIATSGAIKGDSKKLSYVISIVLVTAIPMMIFMPIIAKYFNFPEEVTGAWLGGSIDTSGAVVASGSLVGETALKISTIVKFSQNVLLGIAAFAISVYWTYTHNKSAEAIESKPTLSVIWERFPKFVIGFILASLIFSFLITPEVRDEVKDSLKNLQGIWFALAFTSIGLETNFKDLLSNNSRKPLYAFLIAQLFNVIVTLIIAFLLFSK
- a CDS encoding thioredoxin domain-containing protein; the protein is MKKNKIIRNSITALILFLSIVGFSQEKSPTTVSLDVYYTKIKAEKKPQIIDARGPEEFALNHINGAVNFNLEFKDYAAQVAKLDKTKPVFTYSIGAGRSVWLAEALLKNGFREAYSLEGGIANWIGNGKPFYANSKSKLTLAEYKKIIAENKDVLVDIGSIYCGACKKVKPVLETIKAQYGSNLKVVEIDLEDSPQVIADLKTVKVFPTLILYKDGKIVFKKEGLGDLKNDVDVALASK